From Bacillus rossius redtenbacheri isolate Brsri chromosome 16, Brsri_v3, whole genome shotgun sequence, a single genomic window includes:
- the LOC134540098 gene encoding uncharacterized protein LOC134540098 produces the protein MAHNSLRNAENSVAMHRKMYHDSKIAAKLQLGKSKVSYTIVHGLAPEFQKELHADISKSSHLVVGFDESLNKIAQKQQMDISVRYWNEDDSITCTRYLTSAFLGHSTAADLLSAFKNSLPVNTLHKIIQVSMDGPNVNLRFLKDLKQDLKEGRTDEGVILDIGTCGLHSLHCAFKGAMKETGWEIVKFLRAIYNLFHNIPTRRADYIRITGSSLFPLKFCPVRWLDNVPVADRALKILPNLRNYVAGLKSNTEPTCASFVIVKSAIKDVLLGPKLAFFSSVAAEVEPLLKEYQTNDPMAPYLFSDFSSVIKNFMTRFVKADVMANTTLSKIDLSANNLLSSKKIDLGFGTRAALRSENASQKDMELFRTDCLKCLQECVKRILKRSPLTFSLTRGISFADPSVALIPDLAIKRLSCALDIFVSHNWLSGIQGDKISKEFKRLCSLTAVQEHLKLHVRSKVRLDKFWFDLLNVYCSENTGHLASFLKMIFIMSHGNAAVERGFSINKQCLVENQLDISLIAQRTIHDGILSAGGLDNFVVSKRFIHAARNAYLKYKEYTEQQKKLLQEKEEQDTRKRKAAAELSALEAKKKKILEDAEKEAAVLSFQIEAFKK, from the coding sequence ATGGCTCATAATTCCTTAAGGAATGCAGAAAATAGTGTAGCAATGCATCGTAAGATGTATCACGACAGCAAAATTGCAGCTAAATTGCAGTTGGGAAAATCTAAAGTATCCTATACAATAGTTCACGGATTGGCTCCAGAATTTCAAAAGGAACTGCATGCTGATATATCAAAATCTTCTCATCTTGTAGTTGGCtttgatgaaagtttaaataaaattgccCAGAAACAGCaaatggacatttctgtccgttaCTGGAATGAAGATGATTCAATTACTTGCACTCGATATCTTACATCAGCATTTCTCGGCCATTCGACTGCAGCAGACCTGTTAAGTGCTTTTAAAAACTCTTTGCCTGTGAATACATTACACAAAATTATACAGGTGTCGATGGATGGCCCCAATGTAAATTTGCGGTTTTTAAAAGACTTGAAGCAAGATTTGAAGGAAGGTCGTACTGATGAGGGGGTGATATTGGATATCGGCACTTGTGGCTTACATTCATTACACTGTGCCTTCAAAGGCGCAATGAAGGAAACTGGTTGGGAAATTGTTAAATTCTTGCGTGCTATTTACAACCTGTTTCATAACATCCCCACTCGTCGTGCAgactacattagaataactggttCCAGCTTGTTTCCTCTAAAATTTTGTCCAGTTCGTTGGTTAGACAACGTTCCTGTAGCAGACAGAGCATTGAAAATTTTACCAAATCTTCGGAACTATGTTGCTGGTCTAAAGTCAAATACAGAACCTACGTGTGCTAGTTTTGTTATAGTGAAAAGTGCTATTAAAGATGTGTTACTTGGACCTAAACTTGCTTTTTTTTCATCTGTTGCTGCTGAAGTTGAACCACTTCTCAAAGAATATCAAACAAATGACCCCATGGCGCCGTACCTCTTTTCCGACTTTTCTTCAGTCATCAAGAATTTTATGACTAGATTTGTCAAAGCAGACGTAATGGCAAATACTACCCTGAGCAAAATAGATTTATCTGCAAATAATCTTTTGTCaagtaaaaaaattgacttaGGTTTTGGGACACGAGCTGCATTACGTTCAGAAAATGCAAGTCAGAAGGATATGGAATTATTTAGAACAGACTGTCTAAAATGCCTGCAGGAATGTGTGAAAAGGATTTTAAAGCGCTCACCTCTTACATTCAGCTTGACAAGAGGCATTTCATTTGCTGATCCTTCTGTAGCCCTTATTCCCGATTTGGCGATCAAGAGGCTGTCATGTGCCTTAGATATATTTGTTAGTCATAATTGGCTCTCTGGAATTCAAGGTGACAAAATATCGAAGGAATTCAAAAGATTGTGTTCATTGACTGCAGTGCAGGAACATTTGAAACTCCATGTCCGATCCAAAGTACGCCTGGATAAGTTTTGGTTTGACCTTTTAAATGTTTACTGTAGTGAAAATACAGGGCATTTAGCATCTTTTTTGAAAATGATATTTATTATGTCTCATGGCAACGCAGCAGTAGAAAGGGGATTTTCAATAAACAAACAGTGCTTGGTAGAAAATCAGCTGGACATTTCACTGATTGCTCAGCGTACAATTCATGATGGTATTTTGTCAGCTGGAGGTCTGGATAATTTTGTCGTATCTAAAAGATTTATTCATGCTGCTCGTAatgcatatttaaaatacaaggaaTACACGGAACAACAGAAGAAGTTATTACAGGAAAAGGAAGAACAAGACACAAGAAAAAGAAAAGCAGCTGCTGAACTCTCTGCTTTGGAAGctaagaaaaagaaaatcttgGAAGATGCTGAAAAAGAAGCTGCTGTATTAAGCTTCCAGATAGAAGCTTTTAAAAAGTAG
- the LOC134540099 gene encoding ATP synthase subunit beta, mitochondrial-like, with protein MLSALSRVAVGISRGVKPCLTPQTFQNETGKIFAVFFSNSHTMYATAAQPKAKGSQGKVVAVIGAVVDVQFDDNLPPILNALEVTNRKPRLVLEVAQHLGENTVRTIAMDGTEGLVRGQDVLDTGYPIRIPVGAETLGRIINVIGEPIDERGPVPTTKVAPIHADAPEFVDMKVEQEILVTGIKVVDLLAPYAKGGKIGLFGGAGVGKTVLIMELINNVAKAHGGYSVFAGVGERTREGNDLYHEMIESGVISLKDKTSKVALVYGQMNEPPGARARVALTGLTVAEYFRDQEGQDVLLFIDNIFRFTQAGSEVRI; from the exons ATGTTGAGTGCACTTTCAAGGGTTGCGGTCGGAATTTCGCGGGGAGTTAAACCTTGTTTAACCCCCCAAACCTTTCAAAATGAAACGGGCAAAATTTTTGCTGTCTTCTTTAGTAACA GCCACACGATGTACGCGACAGCCGCGCAGCCCAAGGCGAAGGGCTCCCAGGGCAAGGTGGTCGCGGTCATCGGAGCCGTGGTGGACGTGCAGTTCGACGACAACCTGCCGCCCATCCTGAACGCCCTCGAGGTCACCAACAGGAAGCCCCGGCTCGTGCTCGAAGTGGCTCAGCATCTAG GTGAGAACACTGTGAGGACGATCGCCATGGACGGTACAGAGGGTCTCGTGAGAGGACAGGATGTCCTGGACACAGGCTACCCCATCAGGATACCTGTGGGCGCAGAGACTCTGGGCAGGATCATCAATGTTATTG GTGAGCCCATCGACGAGAGGGGCCCGGTCCCCACGACGAAGGTGGCTCCGATCCACGCCGACGCCCCGGAGTTTGTCGACATGAAGGTGGAGCAGGAGATCCTGGTGACGGGCATCAAGGTGGTGGATCTGCTCGCTCCGTACGCCAAGGGTGGCAAGATCG GCTTGTTCGGGGGAGCCGGTGTTGGCAAGACTGTGCTCATCATGGAGCTGATCAACAACGTGGCGAAGGCCCACGGAGGCTACTCGGTGTTTGCCGGGGTCGGGGAGCGCACACGAGAGGGCAACGACCTCTACCACGAGATGATTGAGTCTGGGGTCATCTCCCTCAAGGACAAGACGTCCAAG GTGGCGCTGGTGTACGGGCAGATGAACGAGCCCCCCGGCGCCCGCGCCAGGGTCGCCCTCACGGGACTCACGGTCGCCGAGTACTTCCGCGACCAGGAGGGGCAGGACGTGCTGCTCTTCATCGACAACATCTTCAGGTTCACGCAGGCCGGCTCAGAGGTGCGCATTTGA